A stretch of the Capsicum annuum cultivar UCD-10X-F1 chromosome 8, UCD10Xv1.1, whole genome shotgun sequence genome encodes the following:
- the LOC107839928 gene encoding importin-4, whose translation MAQSLELLLIQFLMPDNDARRQAEDQIKRLAKDPQVVPSLIHHLRTAKTPNVRQLAAVLLRKKITGHWAKLSPQLRQLVKQSLIESITMEHSPPVRRASANVISIVAKYAVPAGEWSDLLPYLFQCSQSAQEEHREVALILFSSLTETIGNSFQPYFSDLQSLLLKCLQDETSNRVRVAALKAVGSFLEFTHDETDVIKFREFIPSILNVSRQCLASGDEDVAVLAFEIFDELIESPAPLLGDSVKAIVQFSLEVCSSPNLESNTRHQAIQIISWLAKYKSNSLKKYKLVTPILHVMCPLLAESTDRNEDDDLAPDRAAAEVIDTMALNLSKHVFPPVLEFASLSSQSLNGKFREASVTALGVISEGCLELMKNKLEPILHIVLGSLRDPEQMVRGAASFALGQFAEYLQPEIVSHYESVLPCILNAVEDVSDEVKEKSYYALAAFCENMGEEILPFLDPLMGKLLGALQSSPRKLQETCMSAIGSVASAAEQAFVPYAERVLELMKVFMVLTNDEDLLSRARATELVGILAMSVGRSRMEPILPPFIEAAISGFGLEFSELREYTHGFFSNIAEILDEGFAQYLPHVVPLAFTSCNLDDGSAVDIDDSDDDENVNGFGGVSSDDEAHDEPRVRNISIRTGVLDEKAAATQALGLFALHAKSSYAPYLEESLKILVEHSSYFHEDVRMQAIISLKYILIATQAAVQGHNEGMTKTKEVLDTVMKIYIKTMTEDDDKEVVAQACMAVADIMKDFGYMAVEPYITQLVEATIVLLREQSGCQLVESDSEADDDDTEHDEVLMDAVSDLLPAFAKVMGSHFAPIFSKLFEPLMKFSKASRPPQDRTMVVATLAEVAQHMGAPIGGYIDTVMSLVLKELASADATNRRNAAFCVGELCKNGGDAALKYYGDALRALYPLFGETEPDNAVRDNAAGAVARMIMVHPETIPLDQVLPVFLKVLPLKEDHEESMAVYSCIGNLVLSSNSQILSLVPELVNVFAQVAMSPVETPEVKAHVGRAFTHLISIYGHQMQPLLSNLSPAHANALAAIAPQS comes from the exons ATGGCTCAGTCACTTGAGCTATTATTGATTCAATTTCTGATGCCTGACAATGACGCTAGAAGACAAGCTGAGGACCAAATAAAGCGTCTTGCTAAGGATCCTCAAGTGGTTCCCTCATTGATTCATCATCTCCGTACTGCTAAAACGCCTAATGTTCGGCAGCTTGCGGCGGTACTTCTCCGTAAGAAGATCACTGGGCACTGGGCTAAACTGTCTCCTCAACTCCGTCAGCTCGTGAAACAGTCGTTAATTGAGAGCATCACTATGGAACACAG CCCTCCGGTGAGGCGAGCTAGTGCAAATGTGATTAGTATAGTTGCAAAATATGCGGTTCCGGCTGGAGAGTGGTCAGATTTGTTGCCATATTTGTTTCAGTGCAGTCAAAGTGCACAAGAAGAGCACAGAGAG GTGGCTTTAATTCTTTTCAGTTCCTTGACTGAAACTATTGGGAATTCTTTTCAACCATATTTTTCTGATTTGCAATCATTGCTGCTCAAGTGCCTTCAAGATGAAACAAGTAATCGTGTCAGAGTTGCAGCTCTCAA GGCAGTTGGATCTTTTCTAGAGTTTACTCATGATGAGACAGACGTG ATCAAGTTTCGTGAGTTTATCCCTAGCATTTTGAATGTGTCAAGGCAGTGTCTTGCTTCAGGCGATGAAGATGTTGCCGTGCTTgcttttgaaatatttgatgagCTAATAGAATCTCCAGCACCTCTACTCGGAGATTCAGTTAAAGCAATAGTGCAATTTTCTCTTGAAGTTTGCTCAAGTCCAAATTTGGAGTCGAACACGCGCCATCAG GCTATTCAAATAATCTCATGGCTTGCAAAGTACAAGTCTAATTCTCTTAAAAAGTACAAGCTAGTAACACCAATTTTGCATGTTATGTGTCCATTGCTTGCTGAGTCTACAGACAGAAATGAAGATGATGATCTTGCTCCAGACCGAGCTGCTGCAGAAGTAATTGATACCATGGCTTTGAATTTGTCTAAACATGTATTCCCACCTGTTCTTGAGTTTGCTTCTTTAAGCAGTCAAAGCCTAAATGGGAAATTTCGGGAAGCTTCGGTTACTGCTTTAGGCGTTATATCTGAGGGTTGTTTGGAACTTATGAAGAATAAACTGGAACCCATTCTACACATTGTCTTGGGTTCTCTGAGAGATCCTGAACAAATGGTAAGAGGAGCTGCTTCATTTGCCTTGGGCCAATTTGCTGAGTATCTGCAGCCCGAGATAGTTTCTCACTATGAAAGTGTCCTCCCATGCATTTTAAATGCTGTAGAGGATGTATCTGATGAGGTTAAG GAGAAGTCGTACTATGCATTGGCTGCATTTTGTGAGAACATGGGTGAAGAAATTCTTCCTTTCCTGGATCCTTTGATGGGAAAATTACTTGGTGCTCTCCAAAGTAGCCCTCGTAAATTGCAGGAAACTTGCATG TCTGCTATTGGTTCAGTTGCATCTGCTGCTGAACAAGCATTTGTGCCCTATGCTGAAAGAGTTCTAGAGTTGATGAAAGTTTTCATGGTGCTTACAAATGATGAAGACCTCCTTTCACGAGCTAGGGCTACTGAATTGGTTGGGATACTTGCAATGTCTGTTGGCAGGTCAAGGATGGAACCAATTTTGCCGCCTTTCATTGAAGCTGCAATTTCA GGTTTTGGTTTGGAGTTCAGTGAGCTTCGGGAATACACTCATGGTTTCTTTAGCAATATAGCAGAAATTTTAGATGAAGGATTTGCTCAG tACCTTCCTCATGTTGTTCCTCTGGCGTTCACCTCCTGCAACCTAGATGATGGTTCTGcagttgatattgatgattccgatGACGATGAAAATGTTAATGGATTTGGCGGTGTCTCATCTGATGATGAAGCGCATGATGAACCAAGGGTTCGTAATATCAGTATAAGAACTGGTGTGTTAGATGAAAAGGCAGCTGCAACTCAAGCCCTTGGCTTATTTGCTTTACATGCAAAGAGTTCTTATGCGCC TTACTTGGAAGAGTCACTGAAGATTTTAGTGGAACACTCTAGCTATTTCCATGAAGACGTTAGGATGCAGGCCATTATTTCTCTCAAAT ATATTTTGATAGCTACACAAGCAGCAGTGCAAGGTCATAAT GAAGGAATGACAAAGACAAAAGAAGTTCTTG ATACTGTGATGAAAATTTATATAAAGACAATGACTGAAGATGACGACAAAGAAGTTGTTGCGCAAGCTTGTATGGCTGTTGCCGACATCATGAAGGATTTTGGTTACATGGCTGTTGAGCCCT ATATCACTCAACTTGTTGAGGCAACTATAGTTTTGTTACGTGAGCAGTCTGGTTGTCAGCTCGTAGAATCAGATAGTGAAGCTGATGATGATGACACTGAACATGACGAAGTGCTAATGGATGCTGTTTCTGATCTCCTCCCTGCTTTTGCGAAGGTCATGGGTTCCCATTTTGCTCCCATCTTTTCAAAGCTGTTCGAACCTTTGATGAAATTTTCA AAAGCATCGCGCCCACCTCAAGATCGGACCATGGTGGTTGCAACCCTGGCAGAAGTTGCTCAACACATGGGTGCTCCTATTGGTGGCTATATTGAT ACTGTGATGTCCCTGGTACTTAAAGAATTAGCTTCAGCGGATGCTACAAACCGAAGGAATGCAGCATTTTGTGTTGGAGAGTTGTGCAAAAATGGCGGTGATGCTGCTTTGAA ATATTATGGAGATGCCTTACGGGCCCTTTACCCATTATTTGGCGAAACGGAGCCAGATAATGCGGTGAGAGACAATGCTGCTGGTGCGGTGGCAAGGATGATAATGGTTCATCCAGAGACAATCCCACTGGATCAG GTGCTACCtgttttcttgaaagttcttccTCTAAAAGAAGATCATGAAGAATCCATGGCAGTCTACAGTTGCATAGGCAATCTTGTTTTGTCGTCTAACTCTCAG ATCCTATCTTTGGTTCCGGAGTTGGTAAATGTTTTTGCGCAGGTTGCCATGTCACCTGTTGAAACCCCTGAAGTCAAGGCGCATGTTGGTAGAGCATTTACTCACCTAATTTCGATTTATGGTCATCAAATGCAGCCCCTTCTGAGTAATCTTTCACCCGCACATGCTAATGCCCTTGCGGCTATTGCACCTCAAAGCTGA